CATCTGGAAGGCTTATTGCATCGAGACATGAAGCCTTCCAATATTATGATCGAGCCTCACGGCAAGTGCTGGATCATAGACTTTGGACTCGCTGGATTTCTGAATCAACCAGAATCACTTGCTCAAACTCCAAACGAGGATGAATTTGTAACAGAGCCTTTAACCAAAAGTCATCTTATCGGCACGCCTGTTTATATGGCTCCAGAGCAGTGGCAGCACAAGGCTGATGTACGAACAGACGTTTGGGGCCTCGGCGTCACGCTCTATGAATTACTGACTTTGCATCGCCCATTTGAACTTCCGGCGGAATCAGATTCGACTTTCCACAAATCGCAGATACGGGAGATGATTGAGATAGATTCACCGATTCCACCAGCACAACATGTTCCTAATGTACCAGCAGATCTTGCAGCAATCTGTTTGAAGGCACTGGAAAAAGATCCTGCAAATCGCTACGCAACTGCAGAAGCATTCCGAGATGATTTAGATCAATGGTTACGAGGTGAACCAGTCAGTGTTAGACCAGCAGGATTAATAAGGAAAATTTTTCTCTGGATTAATAAGAATCGAGCATGGGCCACTACACTCGTTTCCCTTGCCATGGTGATGATTGCGATACCCTCGGCGATAGCAATTTTACAACAGCAGCGGTCTGATGAATTGGAGCAGCAATCTTATGTTCAGAAACTTATGCATTACCGATTTGTTAATCGGCAAGTTGGTTGGTCTGAAGAAGTAAAGCAATTGGCTCGGCTTGCAGTGAAAAATGGCAAAACTCAACAACTAACCGATGAATACGCGGCAACTCTTGGATGTCTGGATGCCACTATGGTAAAACGGTTTCAAGGTTTCAGCGCCTCGGGGGTGGCTTTTGATACTGCTGGTCACCGCTTGTTAATTGGTGGTTCAGAATCCGAAGCTGCAAAAGTCTGGCATACGCAAAATGATGAAGTTTTCCGGTCGGAACTCAAAGGCCATGGCCCTGTAGCTTTCGCAGTTAATGGAACACCACTGCAACTCACCCGTAGTCCAAAACAAGCTTCTGCATTATGGCTTTGGGATATTAGCAAGCAGCAATTGGTAAGAGAATTTTCCTGGACTAAACTAAACAACTCACGCAATCTCGTATTCGCATTGTCATCAAATGGCTCTTATGCAGCTGTAGCACAATCATCGGTTGATCGAGGGGTTATCTATTTGTGGGATACTGCTTCCGGCGAACCAGTTCTGACAATCAATAACCTTGCAACTTCACTAAGTATTTCACCTGATGGCAAGTTTCTTGCAGTTGGAACCCAAAAAGGAGTTGAAGTCTGGTCAACTGAACGGAAAGCTCTTCATGCAAATCTTGTTTCGATCAATGGAATGCACGTACTTTCGATTGCATTTGGCCGCGATCCTTGTCGTATTGGCAATCAATGGCTATTAGCCGTTGGGGATGCAGGAAGTCTTATCACTATCTGGAGGTTGGAACAGCAACAACAAATTACATTCTGTCGTGGATCCCAATATGAGATTCACTCATTGTCGTTCAGCCCTGACGGTTCACTGCTTGCATCTGCAGGGAGAAATAGCGCCAAAATCTGGAATGTGGCAACAGGCCAGGTGCTTCTGGATTTAGCTGATCGAAATACCATGTTGGGTGTGGCATTTTCATCTCAAGGTGATCAGTTAGCAGTAAGCAGTGTTCAAGCTTGGGGAGGAGCTTCATCATCTGACAGAGGCGGCGTCGATATTTGGAAATTGCATTCAAATCGGGGAATTCAAACATTAAGTGGCATGACTGGTGCTGTTGGCAGAGTCTTTTTCTCACCCGATGATAAACTTGTTGTCGCGTTATCGCATGCATGGCAAATTGGTCTGTGGGAAGTTGCAACTGGAAAATTAAAATACATACTCGATGCACCTCGAGGATACTGGCTGGATAATTTTGCTCTTTCCTTCAACAAGGAATGCACTCAATGTGTAATGAGTGCAGGCGAGGAGGCAAGACTCTATGATGTAGAGTCAGGGAAATTACTTACCTCATGGAAGCTGCCGCCAGGCTTGATGGATAACTTGGCTTTTCAATCAACCGACAAGCTGATGTCAATTCGCTTCGAAAATGAAGCAGGCACAATTCCTGCATCGCGGGGGCAACAACTGATCTACCGAATACGTAATTTATTGGGTAATCAGCCGTTAGATCCATTGCACCAAAATCGTGATTTCAATCATTCTGTTTTTGATGCCAAGATGACACAAGATGGAGGGATGTACTTTGTCAATGGCCTGTCATCGGGACCAGCTGGGCTCGAAGGGAAAATAAAAGCCTATCAAGTAAATACCGGTAAAGAAATATGGTCTGTGCCATTCAAATATCCAGAAACGTATGGCTCTACTGATATTGATCCGACTGAGAAACTTATTGCCTGCTTCACCAATTCCCGAGATTCAGCTGCATTGTTAGACATTGCTACTGGTAAACATCTTGGCGATTGGTCATTGAGCGATTTCAACAGAATGTTTGTTAGTCAAAAATACTGGGTTCGGTACCCCCCCGGCACACTTATACATGGTGAATCCTCGGCACCTCTCGTCAACTTTGTTCAGATTGGTGAACCACGCTACACCAATTTTGCCTTAAACAGTTCTCAGAGCAAACTTATTTGGGGCAATCAGGATGGAACAGTTATGTTAGTCGATATTCCAAGAATGCAACGAAGCTTAGCAGAAGTCGGATTGGGATGGTAATTGATTTCATTTTCTAGGTAAGAATCTGAAGGAAAGAGATGGTTATCACAGGGAGGAGCCGTTCATTACCTGGAGATGAGTATCATGTTCAAGCTGTTCTTTACAATTGCCCGATTTGCCTTGATTGTTCTGGTTTTCTTGGAAGTAACATATCCGATCCATGCTCAAACCTATGATCTTCGAAACGATTGGAGCGATATAAATAATCCGAATGGTGTTTGGAGCTATCGACAAGGCAATAGCGTTTTATCAAGTGGCACATATCCAGCGGGTGATTTCGATCTGGCACAACCCGCATGGTTAGGTAGTCCACCAGCGCTCTGGCTTAAAACACAATCAAATGGTTCTGGATTAGATTCTCAAATTGGCGATGTGGTTACTCATACAGTTCCGACTAACCTAACAAACGTAGTATGGACCAGCCCTACTTCCGGAATCATCGACATCAATGGAGGTGTTTGGATGATTCGTGAAATCGACCGCTCAAATGACTGGTTTTTACGGGTTAATGGCAACCTATTGTCTTCAGGTAGTATTGCTTCAGGTGATATTTATGATCGTTCTAATCCATTCAATTTCGATAATGGTTCGGGTGGACTGTTAAATAATCTGTCAGTAAATGGAGGGGATGTTTTGGAATTGTCATTTCAAGCAACAGGCGATGGTGTCGGAGATTATGTTGGCGTCGAATTATCTGTAACTTATGCAGTGCCTGAGCCAACTACGTATCTACTCATTATCACTACTGGACTTTGTGCCACGTTCTATTTGTGGCGAAAACGACAACGGGAGGAAATAGCATATTCGTCTTAAGGGCAATTCAACACCACATAACACATAAAGAATCTTGTTATCGTTGGTGCACCCTTGCATGTGCGATAAGCTTCGAGACAACCAAGATAGGTGACATAGCACTAACCGGGCCAAATAAGCCTGCTTGACTTATAGCTGTCACAGATTGAGTATCTATGTCTACACTCCTCAAAAAGTTCTGTGCCGTTTCCTGAAGAGTATTACATCAAACCACTGGTCGTAGAAAGCCTTGGTTGTGAGTCTGATAATCACGATGCGACAGATGCGTAATTGTCACGAAAAGAACGAAAAGTGTCAGGGTTAACCTGGTGACACCGAAGGGGACAAAACCAGCGTATCAGGGAAATACAACTAGAGAGCAGATGATTAAACCTGTAACCAACGGATGGCTTCTCCCTTGGTTGCAGATGCCAATTGTAGATTGAAATTAATTGGATCGGATTGGGCAAATTCGACACTTGGCTCCTTTCTCCCCTTGCCACAATCACACTGTCGTACATTGAGCGCAGGCCGAGTGCGAATCAGCCAGATCATGAACCTGCTACTGTTGACACCGGTTACTCAAGAGCAGTTACTGTTCCCGTCCTAGACTATGAGTGGGCATGGTCCGATCAAGCTGAAGAAACTGCAGTCGATTTTTCTGGAGATAGATTGGGGAAGGCAGAGAAAGAAGTGGAAGCTTTTACTACCATAATTATTTCTTGACAGGTGCTAATTTCTGCAGTTTCTCCTTCTCTGCCTGCCACTTCTTTGCTTCATCGGGATTATTGGATTCAGTGTAGAGTTGGATGAGGCGGTCGAGGGCTTCGGAAATTCGGACTTTGACAAGTTGGGGAATTTTGGCTTCGCGCTGCTTCATGCCTTCGTAGCCTGTGAGAATCAGTGGTTCGGCATCGGCATATTTCTTTTGGCCGAGGAGAGCTGCGCCGAGGAGGACTTGAGTGTTGAAGGTGGTCCAGGCATCGGGTTCTTTTTTCTGGCGAAAGTTCAGAGCTTCACGGGCGGTGGCTTCAGCATCGATCCATTTTTTTTGATAAAGCAGGTTAAGTGCAAGGCCAGCTAGTTCACTGATGTACGTTGGCGAAGATTCACCATCACGCTTCTTAATAAACTGTACTAATTTTCGTTTCCATTCCTCAGCCTTTGGAAATTGGTTATCCGCTTCATTGATTTCAACTGCATCTTGCAATATGTTTTTCGCAAAACGATGCTGATACCGTTGCCTTTCAAGTTCTAATGCAGTTTTCTCGATGAGTTCCACAGCTTCGTGGAGCCTGCCTGCATATCGATAAGCAGAGGACAAATTACCCTGGATAGTCAAAGTATCAGGATGACTGGACCCAAAGTTATTCACCTGAGCAGAAACTGCTTTCTCCAGCAATTTCAGTGTTTTCGCGGGTTGACCTGCATTTCGATACGCTTCAGCGAGGTTATTAATTGTTTGAAGGGTATTAGTATGATTTTCACCAAGTATCCTTGTCTGCATTTCAAGAACACTTTCAAAGAGCTCAATGGCCTGTGGTACTTTTCCACTGGCACGAAGTGCCCTGGCAAGACTGCTTAACGTAGCGAGCGTATCTGGGTGTTGCTCCCCCAGTTTTCTTTTTTGCAATTCACCGACTTTTGTCAAATTTGAGATTGCTTCTGGATATCTTCGAGAATTGTAAAAGGCGACGCCCAGATTGCTCAGCGCACGCATTCGTTCTGGATGATCTTCGCTGTAAGTTGTTTCATAAGTCTTGCAGATGTCTTGGAATAAAGGGAAGCTTTTATCAGATTGTCCGATTTCATCATAAATACCTGCCAGATTGTTTTTACAAATAAGAGTATTGTAACCAGTCTTACCAAATTTTTTTTCTTGAACTTCAACCATCTCTTTCATTATCTGTAGTGCCTTACCGTATTTTCCCGTTGCGGTATAGATCCCTGCCAGATTATTCTTACTGGTTAGCGTATCGATATGTGTCAGTCCCAGCTTGTCGCTAAAAAAGGCATCGACTTTTTCTGCCAGGTCGAGTGCCTGTTGAATCCTACCCATAGCGAGATATGTCATAGATAGATTGGCGTACACTAATATTTCCTCCTGATCCAGAAGCTTCATATTGACATTTGGGTCACACAATTGCTCATAAATAGACAAGGCATCCTGATAATTGCCCGCCTCTCTGTACAGTATGGCAAGATTATTCAAAATGTGTCTATTCAGTTCATTCCCTCGAGGCATATTCTGCAAACCGGATTTCCTGATGGACCGATACTCCTCGATCGCATCGTGAATGCGACCCTGCATGCGATACGCATCAGCCAGATATGTTCTTGCGATGATTTTCTCATCATCATATCCAGCTCCTTCTGCTGCCAATACAGGTATTGCATTTCGCAATATTACTTCAGCTTTCTTCGAATTTCCCAGATTGATCAGTGTGTTGCCTAGAAGTACCTGCAAACGTGCAATGACCAGTGGGTCAGCAATGAGTTCAGGTTGTAATTGGTCTGCTGCCTGCTCAGCACGGGCCAGCAGTTGTTGATAGAGTGGAGGTCCACCTTTCACTTCGGACCTGGGATTGATACCGTTTAAGAGTTCTGCAAACAGAGCGGTACCCTTTTCGACCTGGTGTAATCGTTGTTCCGCTTTATTACGCTGTACTTCCTTTTCATCTCTTTCTTTCTTGGCGGTAGATTCATTGTTCCGCGCTGACTCCTCCGCATCCATCGCCCGACGCATCTGCCATAAACTGCCCGCGAGCCCTGCCAGGAGTGTCAGCAGTATTCCTGCAGCGAGCCGGAATGTCACACGTCGTCGTTTGCTCTCCTCTTCCGCCTTCGTCGTTGCCTTTACCGCGGTTAATTCGGCTTGCTTCAAACGTTCTTCCACTGAAAGAAGATAACCGGTCAATTCCTTTGTCAGTTCGCTCCCATCACGGGGTCGGTCGTCACGATTAACCGACAGGCAGCACTTGGCCAATGTGATGAGTTCATCGTCAGCTCCGCAGGTTTGCAATCGATGGTAGGCTTCAGCCAGATCAGCATCAACAGCCTGGCGGTAAATCTCTAAGCCGTTCTCGCCCACATATGGCGGTTTACCGGTAAGAATTTCGCAGAGAATAGCACCCAATCCAAACACGTCGGCACACTCGTCAAGTTGATCAACTTCTGCCCGTGCTT
This window of the Planctomycetia bacterium genome carries:
- a CDS encoding protein kinase, which encodes MNSTLSGSKPNLREELFASLVRDMDHAENPALLLEDFCVQHPDQAEEARRYAYFALAIDQSKPSSSREHPKQLGDFRIIRQMARGGMGVIYEAIQERLKRRVVLKTMNAGWSTCPSRLRFNREQEVLARLHQTHIVPIHTADEKDGLQYFVMPYIEGASLNHVIEEFRTRETTEDSTSSSLSSLAADWMVKSSNSEEQKADRPIAEVTQQSKQTPSTNAINPRSLPMQYYRSVAQTLADVAGGLHHAHLEGLLHRDMKPSNIMIEPHGKCWIIDFGLAGFLNQPESLAQTPNEDEFVTEPLTKSHLIGTPVYMAPEQWQHKADVRTDVWGLGVTLYELLTLHRPFELPAESDSTFHKSQIREMIEIDSPIPPAQHVPNVPADLAAICLKALEKDPANRYATAEAFRDDLDQWLRGEPVSVRPAGLIRKIFLWINKNRAWATTLVSLAMVMIAIPSAIAILQQQRSDELEQQSYVQKLMHYRFVNRQVGWSEEVKQLARLAVKNGKTQQLTDEYAATLGCLDATMVKRFQGFSASGVAFDTAGHRLLIGGSESEAAKVWHTQNDEVFRSELKGHGPVAFAVNGTPLQLTRSPKQASALWLWDISKQQLVREFSWTKLNNSRNLVFALSSNGSYAAVAQSSVDRGVIYLWDTASGEPVLTINNLATSLSISPDGKFLAVGTQKGVEVWSTERKALHANLVSINGMHVLSIAFGRDPCRIGNQWLLAVGDAGSLITIWRLEQQQQITFCRGSQYEIHSLSFSPDGSLLASAGRNSAKIWNVATGQVLLDLADRNTMLGVAFSSQGDQLAVSSVQAWGGASSSDRGGVDIWKLHSNRGIQTLSGMTGAVGRVFFSPDDKLVVALSHAWQIGLWEVATGKLKYILDAPRGYWLDNFALSFNKECTQCVMSAGEEARLYDVESGKLLTSWKLPPGLMDNLAFQSTDKLMSIRFENEAGTIPASRGQQLIYRIRNLLGNQPLDPLHQNRDFNHSVFDAKMTQDGGMYFVNGLSSGPAGLEGKIKAYQVNTGKEIWSVPFKYPETYGSTDIDPTEKLIACFTNSRDSAALLDIATGKHLGDWSLSDFNRMFVSQKYWVRYPPGTLIHGESSAPLVNFVQIGEPRYTNFALNSSQSKLIWGNQDGTVMLVDIPRMQRSLAEVGLGW
- a CDS encoding PEP-CTERM sorting domain-containing protein (PEP-CTERM proteins occur, often in large numbers, in the proteomes of bacteria that also encode an exosortase, a predicted intramembrane cysteine proteinase. The presence of a PEP-CTERM domain at a protein's C-terminus predicts cleavage within the sorting domain, followed by covalent anchoring to some some component of the (usually Gram-negative) cell surface. Many PEP-CTERM proteins exhibit an unusual sequence composition that includes large numbers of potential glycosylation sites. Expression of one such protein has been shown restore the ability of a bacterium to form floc, a type of biofilm.); this translates as MFKLFFTIARFALIVLVFLEVTYPIHAQTYDLRNDWSDINNPNGVWSYRQGNSVLSSGTYPAGDFDLAQPAWLGSPPALWLKTQSNGSGLDSQIGDVVTHTVPTNLTNVVWTSPTSGIIDINGGVWMIREIDRSNDWFLRVNGNLLSSGSIASGDIYDRSNPFNFDNGSGGLLNNLSVNGGDVLELSFQATGDGVGDYVGVELSVTYAVPEPTTYLLIITTGLCATFYLWRKRQREEIAYSS
- a CDS encoding serine/threonine protein kinase — protein: MVDPSKASIPNISSSLPIGDSILRALAATTPQLPQIQLPEAGQSTTSETPLSPSKLPEHRYKLEGEIARGGMGAVLRGRDEDLGREIAVKVMLQNHAGKTELLQRFVEEAQIAGQLQHPGITPVYELGQFPDQRPYFTMKLIRGQTLAKLLKERSDPSCERSRFLKIFEQVCQTMAYAHARKVIHRDLKPQNIMVGAFGEVQVMDWGLAKVLLSSAERNKESVHRPEIRASSEGSVQTKRSSGNSTDIPNTQAGSVLGTPAYMAPEQARAEVDQLDECADVFGLGAILCEILTGKPPYVGENGLEIYRQAVDADLAEAYHRLQTCGADDELITLAKCCLSVNRDDRPRDGSELTKELTGYLLSVEERLKQAELTAVKATTKAEEESKRRRVTFRLAAGILLTLLAGLAGSLWQMRRAMDAEESARNNESTAKKERDEKEVQRNKAEQRLHQVEKGTALFAELLNGINPRSEVKGGPPLYQQLLARAEQAADQLQPELIADPLVIARLQVLLGNTLINLGNSKKAEVILRNAIPVLAAEGAGYDDEKIIARTYLADAYRMQGRIHDAIEEYRSIRKSGLQNMPRGNELNRHILNNLAILYREAGNYQDALSIYEQLCDPNVNMKLLDQEEILVYANLSMTYLAMGRIQQALDLAEKVDAFFSDKLGLTHIDTLTSKNNLAGIYTATGKYGKALQIMKEMVEVQEKKFGKTGYNTLICKNNLAGIYDEIGQSDKSFPLFQDICKTYETTYSEDHPERMRALSNLGVAFYNSRRYPEAISNLTKVGELQKRKLGEQHPDTLATLSSLARALRASGKVPQAIELFESVLEMQTRILGENHTNTLQTINNLAEAYRNAGQPAKTLKLLEKAVSAQVNNFGSSHPDTLTIQGNLSSAYRYAGRLHEAVELIEKTALELERQRYQHRFAKNILQDAVEINEADNQFPKAEEWKRKLVQFIKKRDGESSPTYISELAGLALNLLYQKKWIDAEATAREALNFRQKKEPDAWTTFNTQVLLGAALLGQKKYADAEPLILTGYEGMKQREAKIPQLVKVRISEALDRLIQLYTESNNPDEAKKWQAEKEKLQKLAPVKK